Proteins from one Salmonella bongori NCTC 12419 genomic window:
- a CDS encoding MotA/TolQ/ExbB proton channel family protein produces the protein MKVINDYRYFFICLFLAILPFFALSFSGIRAYVFDNFMVSAIYNGVIIAIYITGSLCALFTILKNISAKKILMTQDASRKNSMLSDLNQILFAEKSKQCDLNLLMELDDNVTTARNQRLSFIMSCSNVSTLIGLLGTFAGLSITIGSIGNLLSAPSDVGGDNASNTLNMIVTMVASLSEPLKGMNTAFVSSIYGVVCAILLTSQSVFVRSSYSLIATEIKKLKIRSNSANSKQRSLRVESETLVEFKELFKEFFDNYLSVETLRTQDEEKKRAMLSNSFSTLQNQLLDNTSRLEKISTLVDGCLANGNETNKKLADGIVTMTSYLSVGNDLLADSNTKMETLSTVQKNIDKKNDEIIASVDKCYLESLSQGKTIKDIAADSANITDVLDGMRKDIDVDMNNVHLALSDLSETDKKIMNNTKEISAEMVSYHDTYIPLMEKVTSMHQGLLKQSLLHRETKNED, from the coding sequence GTGAAAGTTATAAATGATTACCGTTATTTCTTTATCTGTCTTTTTCTTGCCATACTGCCTTTTTTTGCTTTGTCTTTCTCCGGTATCAGGGCGTATGTTTTTGATAACTTTATGGTTTCGGCAATTTATAACGGAGTTATCATTGCCATTTATATTACTGGGTCTTTATGTGCGTTATTCACGATTCTGAAAAATATCTCCGCAAAAAAGATACTAATGACTCAGGACGCAAGCAGAAAAAATAGTATGCTTTCTGACCTTAATCAAATTTTGTTTGCCGAAAAGTCCAAACAGTGTGATTTAAATCTGCTAATGGAATTAGATGACAATGTCACTACAGCCCGCAATCAGCGATTGTCATTTATTATGAGTTGCAGCAATGTATCGACGCTTATTGGCTTGTTGGGAACCTTTGCGGGTCTGTCTATTACGATTGGCTCAATTGGCAACTTATTGAGCGCGCCATCAGACGTAGGCGGTGATAACGCAAGCAATACACTTAATATGATTGTGACGATGGTTGCATCGCTTTCTGAACCATTAAAAGGGATGAATACCGCATTTGTGTCATCTATCTATGGTGTTGTCTGCGCTATTCTTCTGACCTCACAAAGTGTTTTTGTACGTAGCTCATATTCCTTGATTGCTACAGAGATTAAAAAGCTAAAAATAAGGAGCAACAGTGCAAATAGTAAACAACGAAGCCTGCGAGTGGAGTCCGAAACGCTTGTTGAATTTAAAGAATTATTTAAAGAATTCTTTGATAACTACCTGTCTGTTGAAACGTTACGGACGCAGGACGAAGAAAAAAAACGGGCTATGCTATCAAATAGTTTTTCCACTTTACAGAACCAACTATTAGATAATACCTCTAGACTGGAAAAAATTTCTACGCTGGTTGATGGGTGTCTGGCGAACGGTAACGAAACGAACAAAAAATTAGCCGACGGTATAGTGACAATGACTTCATATTTATCTGTAGGTAATGACTTGCTTGCTGATAGTAATACAAAAATGGAGACCCTTAGCACTGTACAAAAAAATATAGATAAAAAGAATGATGAGATAATTGCATCAGTTGATAAATGTTATCTGGAGTCGCTTTCTCAGGGTAAGACAATAAAAGATATTGCAGCCGACAGTGCCAATATCACTGATGTCCTTGATGGGATGAGGAAAGATATCGATGTAGATATGAATAATGTTCATTTAGCGCTGTCTGATTTATCAGAAACTGATAAAAAGATTATGAATAATACTAAAGAGATTAGTGCTGAGATGGTGAGTTATCATGATACCTATATCCCATTAATGGAAAAAGTCACGTCTATGCATCAGGGGTTGTTAAAGCAAAGTTTATTACACCGCGAGACAAAAAATGAAGATTAA
- a CDS encoding TolC family protein gives MKIKILFLTTAFAMQSVYADELPVIPLSDLVNAALKHQPSVAVSYYETEKKNSDLDATRAALYPTLDLTSGFNNNRKESSNTERNIENKISLSYRITDFGVTGANIRKSEYERDNSKTDYEKTKNIVSQDVATTYYNISKYREMIEGVNQEKEFYKKMLENFSLLVSSGVAMQSDMRKVQVSIDALNTRSIMYQSMLDDEMYKMQNMTGLNLSSGQIQSDEKFNLFKKYSFIESPEKLMDMIMKYNDDYKMLVNTRKAATEDINAAKSSYFPTVDLVSSYVQNNPGGAAKKSDYEDEFKTGINVSFNLFNGFRNAAQERKMVASYSQAKLQIDDFLIKTRYNIDSQLSRYSAAKETYAVAERSHLNALQLTELYEQEFQLGQKSLLDLISSRNEAFQAYISMVDSKYSLYMLKLQQLSLVFHLMDYLKGSAVSELNGMK, from the coding sequence ATGAAGATTAAGATACTTTTTCTGACGACTGCTTTTGCTATGCAAAGCGTTTATGCTGACGAGTTACCTGTAATTCCTCTCAGTGATTTAGTTAATGCCGCATTAAAACATCAGCCTTCTGTTGCTGTTTCGTATTATGAAACTGAAAAGAAAAATAGTGATTTAGATGCTACAAGAGCGGCTCTTTATCCTACGTTGGATCTGACGTCTGGTTTTAATAATAACAGGAAAGAGTCCTCAAACACTGAAAGAAACATTGAAAATAAAATATCTTTATCATATCGGATTACGGATTTTGGAGTAACAGGCGCCAATATTAGAAAATCTGAATATGAAAGAGATAATAGTAAAACTGATTATGAAAAAACAAAAAATATCGTCTCACAGGACGTTGCGACAACCTATTACAATATTAGCAAATATCGTGAGATGATTGAGGGTGTAAACCAGGAGAAAGAGTTCTATAAAAAGATGCTGGAAAATTTCTCACTGCTGGTTTCTTCTGGTGTCGCTATGCAGTCAGATATGCGTAAGGTGCAGGTCTCTATCGATGCCTTGAATACACGAAGCATTATGTATCAGTCCATGCTGGACGATGAGATGTATAAAATGCAAAATATGACGGGTCTGAATTTATCATCCGGACAGATTCAAAGTGATGAAAAATTCAACCTCTTCAAAAAATATTCTTTTATAGAAAGCCCTGAAAAGCTTATGGACATGATTATGAAATATAATGATGACTATAAGATGCTCGTTAATACCCGCAAAGCTGCAACTGAAGATATTAATGCCGCAAAATCCTCCTATTTCCCAACTGTAGATCTCGTTTCTAGTTATGTACAGAATAATCCAGGCGGTGCAGCTAAAAAAAGTGATTATGAAGATGAATTCAAAACAGGTATAAATGTCAGTTTCAACCTTTTTAACGGCTTTAGAAACGCAGCCCAGGAAAGGAAAATGGTAGCAAGTTACTCACAGGCTAAACTACAAATTGACGATTTTTTGATTAAAACGCGTTATAACATTGACTCCCAGCTTTCCAGATATAGTGCAGCGAAAGAAACATACGCTGTAGCTGAGCGTTCACATTTAAACGCTTTACAGCTTACAGAATTATATGAGCAGGAGTTTCAGTTAGGTCAGAAAAGTTTGCTGGATTTAATTTCTAGTCGAAATGAAGCATTTCAGGCATATATAAGCATGGTTGATAGTAAATATAGTTTGTATATGCTGAAACTACAGCAACTCTCGTTGGTTTTTCATTTAATGGATTATTTAAAAGGAAGTGCTGTAAGTGAGCTGAACGGAATGAAATGA
- the siiD gene encoding SPI-4 type I secretion system protein SiiD, whose protein sequence is MNRKQSDHLMMIIMSLTILIIILTYFIEINSVVHGQGVITTKDNAQLISLSKGGTIQNIYVTEGDAVKKGELLAKVVNLDLQKEYQRYRTQKGYLDKDVNEISFILDKGNESGLITLDGIRTLSNKEVKANIELVHSQIRAKELKKSSLDSEISGLQEKLSSKEKELALLAEEINILSPLVKKGISPYTNFLNKKQAYIKVKSEINDIDSSITLKKDDIELVANDIKALNNELRLSLSKIISKNLQELEVVNSTLKVIEKQINEEDIYSPVDGVIYKINKSATTHGGVIQAADLLFEIKPKVKTMLADVKIQPKYRDQIYVDEAVKLDVQSIIQPKIKSYSATIDNISPDSYEENTGGTIQRYYKVIIAFDVNEDDLRWLKPGMTVDASIITGKHSIMEYLLSPLMKGVDKAFTEPVNTKRLNTP, encoded by the coding sequence ATGAATAGAAAACAAAGCGATCATCTTATGATGATAATTATGTCGTTGACGATCTTAATTATTATCCTTACCTACTTTATAGAAATTAATTCAGTAGTACATGGTCAGGGGGTTATCACCACTAAAGACAATGCTCAATTAATATCACTGTCTAAAGGTGGGACAATACAAAATATTTATGTTACTGAAGGGGATGCGGTAAAAAAAGGAGAGCTTCTTGCAAAGGTTGTCAACCTTGATCTACAAAAAGAATATCAAAGGTACAGAACTCAAAAGGGGTATCTTGATAAAGATGTTAATGAGATATCCTTCATCCTCGATAAAGGAAATGAGAGCGGGTTGATTACACTGGATGGTATCCGAACTTTAAGCAATAAAGAGGTAAAAGCGAACATTGAGCTGGTCCATAGCCAGATAAGAGCTAAAGAGTTAAAAAAATCCTCTCTTGATTCTGAGATTAGCGGGTTACAAGAGAAACTAAGCTCGAAAGAAAAAGAATTAGCGTTACTCGCGGAAGAAATAAATATTCTTTCTCCACTGGTAAAAAAAGGAATTAGCCCATACACCAACTTTCTCAACAAAAAACAAGCGTATATAAAAGTTAAGTCTGAAATTAATGATATTGACAGCAGTATTACTTTAAAAAAGGATGATATCGAGTTAGTCGCTAATGATATCAAGGCGCTTAATAATGAATTACGATTATCTTTATCCAAAATTATCTCTAAAAATCTCCAGGAACTTGAAGTTGTAAACTCTACTTTAAAAGTAATAGAGAAACAAATAAATGAAGAGGATATTTATTCACCGGTTGATGGGGTGATTTATAAAATAAATAAAAGCGCTACTACTCATGGTGGCGTAATTCAAGCCGCGGACTTGCTTTTCGAAATAAAACCAAAAGTAAAGACAATGCTGGCTGATGTAAAGATACAACCCAAGTATCGGGACCAAATCTATGTAGATGAAGCTGTTAAGCTGGATGTTCAGTCAATTATCCAGCCAAAGATAAAATCATATAGCGCGACCATTGATAATATTAGTCCTGATTCTTATGAAGAAAATACTGGGGGGACGATTCAACGTTATTATAAAGTCATTATTGCGTTTGATGTTAATGAAGATGATTTACGTTGGTTAAAACCAGGTATGACTGTTGACGCCAGTATCATTACCGGAAAACACAGCATTATGGAATATCTCTTGTCTCCCTTGATGAAAGGCGTAGATAAAGCATTTACAGAACCAGTTAATACCAAAAGATTAAACACTCCTTAA